In one Corallococcus sp. EGB genomic region, the following are encoded:
- the fusA gene encoding elongation factor G, whose protein sequence is MASNVPIEKIRNIGISAHIDSGKTTLSERILFYTGKIHEIHEVRGKDGVGAVMDSMDLEREKGITIQSAATYAMWGDYNINLIDTPGHVDFTIEVERALRVLDGAILVLCSVSGVQSQSITVDRQMKRYRVPRIAFVNKMDRSGANYDRVAGQLKEKLGHHPVKLQYPIGAEDRFQGLIDLISMKAYYFDGESGETVREEAIPAEMLDEAKLRRDEMLEGVANVDDELGEAFLMDAASITEEQLRAAIRRATIALKMTPVMCGSAYKNKGVQLLLNAVCSYLPNPKEATNEALDQKNNEAKVILESDPTKPFVGLAFKLEDGRYGQLTYMRVYQGKVAKGDFIINQVNQKKVKVPRIVRMHASEMHDVNEATAGDIVALFGIECASGDTFTDGTVQYTMTSMFVPDAVISLAVTPKNRDTLANFSKALNRFNKEDPTFRVRRDEESGQTIISGMGELHLEIYIERMKREYNCEVVAGKPQVAYRETISQKGEFAYTHKKQTGGSGQFARVCGYVEPLPADAVQQYEFVDDIVGGSIPREFIPACDKGFQEAVKKGSLIGFPVVGLRVVINDGAFHAVDSSEQAFKTAAIMGFREGYAAAKPIILEPMMKVEVQAPEDFQGSVVGQLNQRRGTILETSTAEGYVTAVAEVPLNTMFGYSTDLRSATQGKGEFSMEFSKYSPVPRNEAEALMAQYKEKQAAEQAARK, encoded by the coding sequence CAAGGACGGCGTGGGCGCGGTCATGGACTCGATGGACCTGGAGCGTGAGAAGGGCATCACGATCCAGTCCGCCGCCACGTACGCGATGTGGGGCGACTACAACATCAACCTCATCGACACGCCGGGACACGTGGACTTCACCATCGAGGTGGAGCGCGCGCTCCGCGTTCTCGACGGCGCCATCCTGGTGCTCTGCTCCGTGTCGGGCGTGCAGTCGCAGTCCATCACGGTGGACCGCCAGATGAAGCGCTACCGCGTTCCGCGCATCGCGTTCGTCAACAAGATGGACCGCTCTGGCGCGAACTACGACCGCGTCGCCGGCCAGCTGAAGGAGAAGCTGGGCCACCACCCCGTGAAGCTCCAGTACCCCATCGGCGCGGAGGACCGCTTCCAGGGCCTCATCGACCTCATCTCGATGAAGGCGTACTACTTCGACGGTGAGAGCGGCGAGACCGTGCGCGAGGAGGCCATTCCGGCGGAGATGCTGGACGAGGCCAAGCTGCGCCGTGACGAGATGCTCGAGGGCGTCGCCAACGTGGACGACGAGCTGGGCGAGGCGTTCCTCATGGACGCCGCCAGCATCACCGAGGAGCAGCTGCGCGCCGCCATCCGCCGCGCCACCATCGCGCTGAAGATGACGCCGGTGATGTGCGGCTCCGCGTACAAGAACAAGGGCGTGCAGCTGCTGCTCAACGCGGTGTGCAGCTACCTGCCCAACCCGAAGGAAGCCACCAACGAGGCGCTGGACCAGAAGAACAACGAGGCCAAGGTCATCCTGGAGTCGGATCCGACCAAGCCCTTCGTGGGTCTCGCGTTCAAGCTGGAGGATGGCCGCTACGGGCAGCTGACGTACATGCGCGTCTACCAGGGCAAGGTCGCCAAGGGTGACTTCATCATCAACCAGGTGAACCAGAAGAAGGTCAAGGTTCCGCGCATCGTCCGCATGCACGCGTCGGAAATGCACGACGTGAACGAGGCCACCGCGGGCGACATCGTGGCGCTCTTCGGCATCGAGTGCGCCTCCGGCGACACGTTCACCGACGGCACCGTGCAGTACACGATGACGTCCATGTTCGTGCCGGACGCGGTCATCTCGCTGGCGGTGACGCCGAAGAACCGCGACACGCTGGCCAACTTCTCCAAGGCGCTCAACCGCTTCAACAAGGAAGACCCCACCTTCCGCGTGCGCCGCGACGAGGAGTCCGGCCAGACGATCATCTCCGGCATGGGTGAGCTCCACCTGGAGATCTACATCGAGCGCATGAAGCGCGAGTACAACTGCGAGGTGGTGGCCGGCAAGCCGCAGGTGGCCTACCGCGAGACCATCTCCCAGAAGGGCGAGTTCGCCTACACGCACAAGAAGCAGACCGGTGGTTCGGGTCAGTTCGCGCGCGTGTGCGGCTACGTGGAGCCCCTGCCCGCGGACGCGGTGCAGCAGTACGAGTTCGTGGACGACATCGTCGGTGGCTCCATCCCGCGCGAGTTCATCCCCGCGTGCGACAAGGGCTTCCAGGAGGCCGTGAAGAAGGGCAGCCTCATCGGCTTCCCCGTGGTGGGTCTGCGCGTGGTCATCAACGACGGCGCGTTCCACGCGGTGGACTCGTCCGAGCAGGCGTTCAAGACGGCCGCCATCATGGGCTTCCGCGAGGGCTACGCCGCCGCCAAGCCCATCATCCTGGAGCCCATGATGAAGGTGGAGGTCCAGGCGCCGGAGGACTTCCAGGGTTCCGTCGTCGGCCAGCTGAACCAGCGCCGCGGCACCATCCTGGAGACGAGCACCGCCGAGGGCTACGTGACGGCCGTCGCGGAGGTGCCGCTCAACACGATGTTCGGCTACTCCACGGACCTGCGCTCCGCCACCCAGGGCAAGGGCGAGTTCTCCATGGAGTTCTCCAAGTACTCGCCGGTCCCGCGCAACGAGGCGGAGGCCCTGATGGCGCAGTACAAGGAGAAGCAGGCTGCGGAGCAGGCTGCCCGCAAGTAG
- a CDS encoding ABC-F family ATP-binding cassette domain-containing protein, producing the protein MTLLRAANVQLAFGSRTVFEGLTFTIEEGERVGLVGVNGSGKSSLLKILAGAAKPDLGELQLRRGARVTYLPQEPEFPEGATVASELAVSQAPLKEALAAHAELSRRLEADPANATPKMLEQLSALSDRIEQAGGWDTEHHAKTLLDRLGVKDWDRPVAQLSGGLRKRVAIARALLTRPDLLLLDEPTNHLDADTVDWLEDELDKLPGALLLVTHDRYFLDGLVDRIVEIQPGGGLVSYPGNYAAYVEQKLVAQQNAEVAEHKRERWIAQEVAWLRKGVEARRTKSKARIERAQKLLAEKGFQRPKVADLRVAAAPRLGHTVIEAEGLTKSFGDRKVLNGVDFRLQRGERVGFLGPNGVGKTTFLRVMLGELPADGGKLVIGKNTKVAYYDQQRAQLDPEQTVYDAASQGEDHVELGDRKVHLRDYLDDLLFPVPMQRMKVGALSGGERNRLLLARLFLEGANVLVLDEPTNDLDIVTLNILERLLLDFAGSVLLVTHDRYFLDKVATAILSFDGEGRVTRYEGNYEMYKRLKEQSQAAALKAAPTKKDEARRDEPRDEPAAKPAPKKPGKLSYKDQRELDGMEATIEAAEKRKAELEAQLADPAVYSTGSKVAEVNQALEATTAEVDRLYARWQELQDLAAGTV; encoded by the coding sequence GTGACGCTGCTTCGCGCCGCCAACGTCCAGCTCGCCTTCGGCAGCCGCACCGTCTTCGAGGGCCTCACCTTCACCATCGAGGAGGGCGAGCGCGTGGGCCTGGTCGGCGTCAACGGCTCCGGCAAGTCGTCGCTGCTGAAGATCCTCGCCGGCGCGGCGAAGCCGGACCTGGGTGAGCTGCAGCTGCGCCGGGGCGCGCGCGTCACCTACCTGCCCCAGGAGCCGGAGTTCCCCGAAGGCGCCACCGTGGCGAGCGAGCTCGCCGTGTCACAGGCGCCGCTGAAGGAGGCGCTGGCCGCGCACGCGGAGCTGTCACGCAGGCTGGAGGCGGACCCCGCGAACGCCACCCCGAAGATGCTGGAGCAGCTGTCCGCCCTGAGCGACCGCATCGAACAGGCCGGCGGCTGGGACACCGAGCACCACGCGAAGACGCTGCTCGACAGGCTGGGCGTGAAGGACTGGGACCGGCCCGTGGCGCAGCTGTCCGGAGGCCTGCGCAAGCGCGTGGCCATTGCCCGCGCGCTGCTCACGCGCCCGGACCTGCTCTTGTTGGACGAGCCCACCAACCACCTGGACGCGGACACCGTGGACTGGCTGGAGGACGAGCTGGACAAGCTGCCCGGGGCGCTGCTGCTCGTCACGCACGACCGCTACTTCCTGGACGGCCTGGTGGACCGCATCGTCGAAATCCAGCCCGGCGGGGGCCTGGTCTCCTACCCCGGCAACTACGCGGCCTACGTGGAGCAGAAGCTCGTCGCCCAGCAGAACGCGGAGGTCGCGGAGCACAAGCGCGAGCGCTGGATTGCCCAGGAGGTCGCGTGGCTGCGCAAGGGCGTGGAGGCGCGGCGCACCAAGAGCAAGGCGCGCATCGAGCGGGCGCAGAAGCTGCTGGCGGAGAAGGGCTTCCAGCGCCCCAAGGTGGCGGACCTGCGCGTCGCGGCGGCGCCCCGGCTGGGGCACACCGTGATTGAAGCGGAAGGGCTGACGAAGTCCTTCGGTGACCGCAAGGTGTTGAACGGCGTGGACTTCCGGCTCCAGCGCGGCGAGCGCGTGGGCTTCCTCGGCCCCAACGGCGTGGGCAAGACGACGTTCCTGCGCGTGATGCTGGGAGAGCTGCCCGCGGACGGCGGCAAGCTCGTCATCGGGAAGAACACGAAGGTCGCCTACTACGATCAGCAGCGCGCGCAGCTGGACCCCGAGCAGACGGTGTACGACGCGGCCTCGCAGGGCGAGGACCACGTGGAGCTGGGCGACCGCAAGGTGCACCTGCGCGACTACCTGGACGACCTGCTCTTCCCGGTGCCCATGCAGCGCATGAAGGTGGGCGCGCTGTCCGGCGGCGAGCGCAACCGGCTGCTGCTGGCGCGGCTCTTCCTGGAAGGCGCCAACGTGCTGGTGCTGGACGAGCCCACCAACGACCTGGACATCGTCACGCTCAACATCCTGGAGCGGCTGCTCCTGGACTTCGCCGGCAGCGTGCTGCTGGTGACGCACGACCGGTACTTCCTCGACAAGGTGGCCACCGCCATCCTCTCCTTCGACGGCGAGGGCAGGGTCACCCGCTACGAGGGCAACTACGAGATGTACAAGCGGCTGAAGGAACAGTCGCAGGCCGCCGCCCTCAAGGCCGCGCCGACGAAGAAGGATGAAGCCCGCAGGGACGAGCCCCGCGACGAGCCCGCCGCGAAGCCCGCGCCGAAGAAGCCCGGGAAGCTCTCCTACAAGGACCAGCGCGAGCTGGACGGCATGGAGGCCACCATCGAGGCCGCGGAGAAGCGCAAGGCGGAGCTGGAGGCCCAGCTGGCCGACCCCGCCGTCTACAGCACCGGCTCCAAGGTGGCGGAAGTGAACCAGGCGCTGGAGGCCACCACCGCGGAAGTGGATCGGCTCTATGCGCGATGGCAGGAATTGCAGGACCTGGCGGCCGGGACCGTCTGA
- a CDS encoding flagellar motor protein MotB, giving the protein MFRPASVLAAALLSLPFCAHALESGPKRPLPVFDLQRLRLDTAALGSLVVGTGRTLAPGQLRVSLNYQYEQLPLHFQTRWEPGEGTGLVENKMTAHLTVGFGVLSWLDVGAELPFILTQGGKPTLEYYGPNSGGLATPWLNARAALLRQSKGAPINLAVALTAGLPVGSRAALAHDDYAWQPRLQVGYVGEGFQVGGEAGVFLRKREDLGPVSYDPRDIVGNELRLGATVTSLHGETTRGEVSVLAGIPLDGGRVGAELLIAIRRHALSHLDLYVMGGPGVGAGLDTPTFRFVAGASFATSKVD; this is encoded by the coding sequence GTGTTCCGTCCGGCCTCGGTCCTCGCCGCTGCCCTGCTGTCCCTCCCCTTCTGCGCCCACGCCCTGGAAAGCGGCCCCAAGCGCCCGCTGCCCGTGTTCGACCTGCAGCGGCTGCGCCTGGACACGGCGGCGCTGGGCTCGCTGGTGGTGGGCACGGGCCGAACGCTGGCGCCGGGCCAGCTGCGGGTGTCGCTGAACTACCAATACGAACAGCTGCCCCTGCACTTCCAGACGCGCTGGGAGCCCGGCGAGGGCACGGGCCTGGTGGAGAACAAGATGACCGCCCACCTGACGGTGGGCTTCGGCGTGCTGTCCTGGCTGGACGTGGGCGCCGAGCTGCCCTTCATCCTGACCCAGGGAGGAAAGCCCACGCTGGAGTACTACGGGCCAAACTCCGGGGGGCTCGCCACGCCGTGGCTGAACGCCCGGGCGGCGCTGCTGCGCCAGTCGAAGGGCGCCCCCATCAACCTGGCGGTGGCGCTGACGGCGGGCCTGCCCGTGGGCAGCCGCGCGGCGCTGGCGCACGATGACTACGCGTGGCAGCCGCGGCTGCAGGTGGGCTACGTGGGCGAGGGCTTCCAGGTGGGCGGCGAGGCCGGCGTGTTCCTGCGCAAGCGCGAGGACCTGGGCCCCGTGTCCTACGATCCGCGCGACATCGTGGGCAACGAGCTGCGCCTGGGCGCCACGGTGACGTCGCTCCACGGCGAGACGACGCGCGGCGAGGTGAGCGTGCTCGCCGGCATCCCGCTGGACGGGGGCCGGGTGGGCGCGGAGCTGCTCATCGCCATCCGCCGCCATGCCCTGTCCCACCTGGACCTGTACGTGATGGGCGGCCCGGGCGTGGGCGCGGGGCTCGACACGCCCACCTTCCGCTTCGTCGCGGGCGCGTCCTTCGCCACCAGCAAGGTGGACTGA
- a CDS encoding OPT family oligopeptide transporter, translating into MVPPVPNPTQLRVPPPDPGAVPEPPGASAAVDPELYWREHVYQGGARQLTVRAVIAGMLIGAVMCLSNLYVVLKTGWSLGVTITACILAFAVFGTLRSLKVLRTEFTDLENNAMGSVASAAGYMTGGGNMAAVPALLMLTGTLPSSGWLMLWFAVISALGVFAAIPIKRQLINIEALPFPTGTATAETIRALHGHGEAARGKARLLGLAGLVGALLVLVRDARFTWLKNLPDKVSLPLTILGREAGKWSLSIDFSLLLVGAGALVSFRTGWSMLLGAILNYGFLAPAMFTRGVIPEVTYKAINGWSLWTGSAVLVSSGLLSFAFQWKSVVRSFSALGSLVGKKPREGADADPLADIECPPAWFPLGFALLGPVAVFLMAWLFQIPWWAGVLALPLAVVMGVVASRVTGETDTTPTKALGPVTQLLFGGLAPGNIPANVMSANATGGVGLHSADLLTDLKSGWLLGASPRQQFFAQLFGVVAGAVVVVPIFNLLVPTADVLGSEQFPAPSSMVWAGVSKMLASGMSALHPTARVGALGGALLGIVLVLLERWAHPKVKAFIPTASGLGLAMVIPGSSSISLFVGAALAALLKRVKPKLAEAAVLPVSSGFIAGESLLGIAIAMLKAFGKMPK; encoded by the coding sequence ATGGTTCCTCCCGTCCCGAACCCCACCCAGCTCCGCGTCCCCCCGCCCGACCCCGGCGCCGTCCCCGAGCCTCCCGGCGCCTCCGCGGCCGTGGATCCGGAGCTGTACTGGCGGGAGCACGTCTACCAGGGCGGCGCGCGGCAGCTCACCGTGCGCGCCGTCATCGCCGGGATGCTCATTGGCGCGGTGATGTGCCTGTCCAACCTCTACGTCGTCCTCAAGACGGGCTGGAGCCTGGGCGTCACCATCACCGCGTGCATCCTGGCCTTCGCGGTGTTCGGCACGCTGCGCTCGCTCAAGGTGCTGCGCACGGAGTTCACCGACCTGGAGAACAACGCCATGGGCTCCGTGGCGTCCGCCGCGGGCTACATGACGGGCGGCGGCAACATGGCCGCGGTGCCCGCGCTGCTGATGCTCACCGGCACGCTGCCGTCCTCCGGCTGGCTGATGCTGTGGTTCGCGGTCATCTCCGCGCTGGGCGTCTTCGCGGCCATCCCCATCAAGCGCCAGCTCATCAACATCGAAGCGCTCCCGTTCCCCACCGGCACCGCCACCGCGGAGACCATCCGCGCCCTGCATGGCCACGGCGAGGCGGCCCGCGGCAAGGCGCGGCTGTTGGGGCTCGCGGGGCTGGTGGGCGCGCTCCTGGTGCTGGTGCGCGACGCGCGCTTCACGTGGCTCAAGAACCTGCCGGACAAGGTGAGCCTGCCGTTAACCATCCTCGGCCGCGAGGCGGGCAAGTGGTCCCTGTCCATCGACTTCAGCCTGCTGCTCGTGGGCGCGGGCGCGCTGGTCAGCTTCCGCACCGGCTGGTCCATGCTCCTGGGCGCCATCCTCAACTACGGCTTCCTGGCGCCGGCCATGTTCACCCGGGGCGTCATCCCGGAGGTGACGTACAAGGCCATCAATGGCTGGTCCCTGTGGACGGGCTCCGCGGTGCTGGTGTCCTCCGGCCTGCTGTCCTTCGCCTTCCAGTGGAAGAGCGTGGTGCGCTCGTTCTCCGCGCTGGGCTCGCTGGTGGGCAAGAAGCCCCGGGAGGGCGCGGACGCGGATCCGCTGGCGGACATCGAGTGCCCGCCGGCGTGGTTCCCGCTGGGCTTCGCGCTGCTGGGGCCGGTGGCCGTCTTCCTCATGGCCTGGCTGTTCCAGATTCCCTGGTGGGCGGGCGTGCTCGCGCTGCCCCTGGCGGTGGTGATGGGTGTCGTCGCGTCGCGCGTGACGGGCGAGACGGACACCACGCCCACCAAGGCGCTGGGCCCCGTGACGCAGCTCCTGTTCGGCGGCCTGGCTCCGGGCAACATCCCCGCCAACGTGATGAGCGCCAACGCCACGGGCGGCGTGGGGCTGCACTCGGCGGACCTGCTCACGGACCTCAAGTCCGGGTGGCTGTTGGGCGCGTCCCCGCGTCAGCAGTTCTTCGCGCAGCTCTTCGGCGTCGTCGCGGGCGCCGTGGTGGTGGTGCCCATCTTCAACCTGCTGGTGCCCACCGCGGACGTGCTGGGCTCCGAGCAGTTCCCCGCGCCCTCGTCCATGGTGTGGGCCGGCGTGTCGAAGATGCTCGCCTCCGGCATGTCCGCGCTGCACCCCACCGCGCGCGTGGGCGCCCTGGGCGGGGCGCTGCTGGGCATCGTGCTGGTGCTGCTGGAGCGCTGGGCCCACCCGAAGGTGAAGGCCTTCATCCCCACCGCGTCCGGCCTGGGGCTGGCCATGGTCATCCCCGGCTCCAGCTCCATCAGCCTCTTCGTGGGCGCGGCGCTGGCGGCGCTGCTCAAGCGCGTGAAGCCGAAGCTCGCGGAGGCGGCGGTGCTGCCCGTCTCCTCCGGCTTCATCGCGGGCGAAAGCCTGCTGGGCATCGCCATCGCGATGTTGAAGGCCTTCGGCAAGATGCCGAAGTAG
- a CDS encoding peptidylprolyl isomerase yields MKVANGRVVALDYRLHLGDGQIIDQNAPGQPLAYLHGHKQIVPGLEGALDGLATGESKQVVVTPEQGYGAHKPEGVRNVPRSMLPSTYLPQVGGTLMAQTEDGDVPLRIIAVNPDSVVVDLNHPLAGKTLHFDVTVREVRDATQEELAHGHVHGPGGAHG; encoded by the coding sequence ATGAAAGTCGCCAACGGTCGCGTCGTCGCCCTCGATTACCGCCTCCACCTGGGAGACGGGCAGATCATCGACCAGAACGCCCCGGGCCAGCCGCTCGCCTATCTGCACGGGCACAAGCAGATCGTCCCCGGCCTGGAGGGCGCGCTGGACGGCCTGGCCACCGGGGAGAGCAAGCAGGTGGTGGTGACGCCGGAGCAGGGCTACGGCGCGCACAAGCCGGAGGGCGTGCGCAACGTCCCCCGCTCCATGCTGCCCTCCACCTACCTGCCCCAGGTGGGCGGGACGCTGATGGCCCAGACGGAGGACGGCGACGTCCCGCTGCGCATCATCGCCGTGAACCCGGACTCCGTGGTGGTGGACCTCAACCACCCGCTCGCCGGCAAGACGCTCCACTTCGACGTCACCGTGCGCGAGGTGCGTGACGCGACGCAGGAGGAGCTGGCGCACGGCCACGTGCACGGCCCGGGCGGCGCGCACGGGTAG
- a CDS encoding dicarboxylate/amino acid:cation symporter — MKPHQKMLLGISVGAVAGLACNAASGSADWLTWTVEHVTNPVGQIFIRLLLMLVVPLLFSALVVGVAELDMRQVGRLGARTLGYTVVFSVISVLIGLLLVNTMRPGDGLSDEARALARTGTSIKAAPPPGDTSAGAIFMSMVPTNPLKAAADGDMIGLIVFSLIFGLGLALTPGEPAQRLKDVIQGLYDVMMKLIDGVLQLAPVGVGALLFSMTARLGFHILGQLASYVGVVLLALGIHMFVMYSLSVRFLGGRNPVEFFRSCRLAIVTAFSTSSSSATLPTALKVAEENLKLPRNVSRFVLTAGSAMNQNGTALFEGVTVLFLAQVYGVPLGLTQQATIMFICVLAGIGTAGVPAGSIPVIAMILGMFHIPVEGLGLILGVDRFLDMCRTVLNVTGDLAAAVYVSRGEPLDGPVGEEAVESPTA, encoded by the coding sequence GATGCTCCTCGGCATTTCCGTCGGCGCGGTGGCCGGCCTCGCGTGCAACGCCGCCTCCGGGAGCGCGGACTGGCTCACCTGGACCGTCGAGCACGTCACCAACCCCGTGGGGCAGATCTTCATCCGCCTGCTCCTGATGCTCGTCGTGCCGCTCCTGTTCTCCGCGCTCGTCGTCGGCGTGGCGGAGCTGGACATGAGGCAGGTGGGCCGCCTGGGCGCCCGCACGCTCGGCTACACCGTCGTCTTCTCCGTCATCTCCGTGCTCATCGGCCTGCTGCTCGTGAACACGATGCGGCCCGGTGACGGCTTGAGCGACGAGGCCCGCGCCCTGGCCCGCACGGGCACGTCCATCAAGGCCGCGCCGCCCCCCGGTGACACGTCCGCGGGCGCCATCTTCATGTCCATGGTGCCCACCAACCCGCTGAAGGCCGCGGCGGACGGGGACATGATCGGCCTCATCGTCTTCTCGCTCATCTTCGGCCTGGGCCTGGCGCTCACGCCGGGCGAGCCCGCCCAGCGCCTCAAGGACGTCATCCAGGGCCTCTACGACGTGATGATGAAGCTCATCGACGGGGTGCTCCAGCTGGCCCCGGTGGGCGTGGGCGCGCTCCTGTTCTCCATGACGGCGCGCCTGGGCTTCCACATCCTGGGACAGCTGGCGTCGTACGTGGGCGTGGTGCTCCTGGCGCTGGGCATCCACATGTTCGTCATGTACTCGCTGTCCGTGCGCTTCCTCGGCGGACGCAACCCGGTGGAGTTCTTCCGCTCCTGCCGGCTGGCCATCGTCACCGCGTTCTCCACGTCCTCCTCCAGCGCCACGCTGCCCACCGCGCTCAAGGTCGCGGAGGAGAACCTCAAGCTGCCGCGCAACGTGTCGCGCTTCGTGCTCACCGCCGGCTCCGCGATGAACCAGAACGGCACCGCGCTCTTCGAGGGCGTCACCGTCCTCTTCCTCGCGCAGGTGTATGGCGTGCCGCTGGGCCTCACGCAGCAGGCGACCATCATGTTCATCTGCGTGCTGGCGGGCATCGGCACCGCGGGCGTGCCGGCGGGCTCCATCCCCGTCATCGCGATGATTTTGGGCATGTTCCACATCCCCGTGGAGGGGCTGGGCCTCATCCTCGGCGTGGACCGCTTCCTGGACATGTGCCGCACCGTGCTCAACGTCACCGGAGACCTGGCGGCCGCCGTATACGTGTCGCGCGGCGAGCCCCTCGACGGGCCGGTCGGGGAGGAGGCGGTGGAGTCCCCCACCGCCTGA